From a single Paenibacillus sp. FSL R5-0345 genomic region:
- a CDS encoding ABC transporter substrate-binding protein: protein MNKKWMPLLLAFAMPMAMVAGCSKSNQTENATASSDQGTKTEGQVSIRIMGYNSEASRATYLKMLQEKLPNIKVEFQFVALDNFNNVLNTQLQAGEGPDIIELGGEARLLAKAGYLMDLTSESFVSKYADAGLTPYSVEGKVYATPLQSWYEGIFYNKKIFNDNGIQIPKNFDQFIEIQKDLAAKGIKPQTMGAQSWEPMMKQSIGLVNNDYYSNPSNKGFDEKFNKGEASLAETWEPYVENWSRMIKEGILKPDMLGLSYDQALDEFATGKAAMWESGPWAVSTILEKSPDFELGMFPIPGSNEGPGWLVGGPGSAFAINANTKHKAEALQILELTATPEAQQALIKDNAGSSFLKGVDVDLGEIYADAKEAFKAGNVYAPWTAAWDSGNPIVEAYGKSLQEVLAGTKTVKQALEDADQVNQTMRDSLK from the coding sequence ATGAACAAGAAATGGATGCCTCTGCTGCTGGCTTTTGCAATGCCGATGGCTATGGTGGCAGGCTGCAGCAAAAGCAATCAAACAGAAAATGCGACTGCATCCTCAGACCAGGGAACTAAAACAGAGGGGCAAGTTTCGATCCGGATTATGGGCTACAACTCGGAAGCATCAAGAGCAACCTATTTGAAGATGCTGCAAGAAAAGCTTCCCAATATCAAAGTAGAATTTCAATTTGTCGCGCTCGATAATTTTAATAATGTTTTAAACACTCAACTGCAAGCAGGTGAAGGCCCAGATATTATTGAATTGGGCGGAGAAGCCCGATTGCTTGCCAAAGCAGGTTATTTGATGGATTTGACGAGCGAAAGCTTTGTGTCCAAATATGCAGATGCGGGTCTGACTCCTTATTCTGTTGAAGGTAAAGTTTATGCGACCCCGTTACAAAGCTGGTACGAAGGGATTTTCTACAATAAGAAAATATTTAACGATAACGGGATTCAAATTCCAAAAAACTTCGACCAGTTCATTGAAATTCAGAAGGATCTAGCGGCTAAGGGAATTAAGCCTCAAACTATGGGAGCTCAATCTTGGGAGCCAATGATGAAGCAAAGCATTGGTCTTGTAAATAATGATTATTATTCAAATCCGAGTAATAAGGGCTTCGACGAGAAATTTAATAAAGGGGAAGCGAGCCTTGCGGAGACATGGGAACCTTATGTAGAAAACTGGTCGCGTATGATCAAAGAAGGCATTCTTAAGCCGGATATGCTGGGACTGAGCTATGATCAGGCACTGGATGAGTTCGCTACAGGTAAAGCGGCTATGTGGGAAAGTGGTCCGTGGGCAGTGAGCACCATTCTGGAAAAAAGCCCGGATTTTGAACTTGGCATGTTCCCGATCCCTGGCTCTAATGAAGGTCCAGGCTGGTTAGTGGGTGGACCTGGATCAGCTTTTGCCATTAACGCGAACACGAAGCATAAAGCCGAAGCGCTTCAGATTCTGGAACTTACTGCAACACCAGAGGCGCAGCAAGCATTAATCAAAGATAATGCTGGGAGCTCTTTCCTTAAGGGAGTAGATGTGGATCTCGGAGAGATTTATGCGGACGCTAAAGAGGCTTTTAAGGCAGGAAACGTATACGCTCCTTGGACAGCGGCATGGGATTCAGGAAATCCGATTGTAGAAGCTTACGGGAAATCGCTACAAGAAGTACTTGCTGGGACCAAAACTGTGAAGCAAGCGCTTGAAGATGCGGATCAAGTGAATCAGACGATGCGTGATTCGTTGAAATAA
- a CDS encoding carbohydrate ABC transporter permease, whose product MNIKHRDRVFLMMILPAFIGFTILFIVPTLMSFGYSVTNWSVYKPNFSFIGLDNYVKLFHDTKNMTAIKNSVNYALVITIIQNTLAILFATLLNKTGFVTNLVKSIFFFPAVLSVLVVGFLFQYIMTSADYGLLNNIIQFFGGHPVNWLGNGKIALYSVLSTQVWQWTGWSMVIYIANLKSIDSSLYEAANIDGASKLQTFRTITLPLLYPAASFNILMSLIGGVKVFDVVFAMTKGGPGSATETIMTTLIREGFSSGRTAYASAFAVVFFVIVFTLSKLVTFFLNKWEERIS is encoded by the coding sequence TTGAATATCAAACATAGAGATCGGGTTTTTCTTATGATGATCCTTCCTGCCTTTATTGGTTTTACAATACTTTTTATTGTTCCGACACTCATGAGCTTTGGGTATAGTGTAACGAATTGGTCGGTGTATAAGCCCAATTTCAGCTTTATTGGCCTAGATAATTATGTGAAATTATTTCATGATACCAAAAATATGACAGCGATCAAAAACTCTGTAAATTATGCGTTAGTGATCACGATCATCCAGAATACCCTGGCGATTCTATTCGCAACGCTGCTTAATAAAACAGGATTTGTCACCAATCTCGTCAAATCTATTTTCTTTTTTCCGGCAGTGTTAAGTGTATTGGTCGTAGGGTTTTTGTTCCAATACATAATGACCTCGGCAGATTACGGATTGTTAAACAATATTATTCAGTTTTTTGGAGGTCATCCTGTCAATTGGCTAGGAAACGGTAAAATTGCACTTTATTCTGTACTGTCGACTCAGGTATGGCAATGGACAGGTTGGAGTATGGTTATTTATATCGCCAATTTGAAAAGCATTGATTCTTCCCTTTATGAAGCGGCCAATATCGACGGCGCCAGCAAGCTTCAAACCTTTAGAACAATTACGCTTCCTCTGCTGTATCCTGCTGCCTCATTTAATATTTTGATGAGTCTGATCGGAGGAGTGAAGGTATTTGATGTTGTATTTGCTATGACTAAAGGGGGACCCGGTTCTGCTACGGAGACCATCATGACAACATTGATTCGGGAAGGGTTCAGTTCAGGACGAACTGCGTACGCTTCGGCATTTGCTGTTGTATTCTTTGTCATTGTATTTACCCTATCCAAACTGGTTACCTTCTTCTTGAATAAATGGGAGGAGAGAATTTCATGA
- a CDS encoding carbohydrate ABC transporter permease yields the protein MKIKNRKLRSSFTNIMYLLAGAVVFLPIYYLLITTFKTPAEATASPFGLPKSLNFSNYSKAYSAMDYPRAVSNNLLITVCSVIIIILISSMAAYVIARSDRKIFKWMFSIFMVGLIIPFQIAIIPLYKIISGMNLMNTFPGIILIDVFCINLPLSIFLFRGFIYTVPIELEEAAAIDGYGTFRTFWSIIFPLLKPIVSTVAILDALAIWNDFLTPLLFLQDPNKAVLLQEVYKNVGPFSTDWTSFFPMLVLATLPLVIFFLIMQKSIIDGVVAGAVKG from the coding sequence ATGAAAATCAAGAATAGAAAATTACGATCTTCGTTTACTAATATAATGTATCTGTTGGCTGGAGCGGTTGTATTTCTTCCGATTTATTATTTGCTGATCACTACGTTTAAGACACCGGCAGAAGCCACAGCAAGCCCGTTTGGGCTTCCCAAGTCACTGAATTTTAGCAATTATAGTAAGGCATACAGCGCTATGGATTATCCGAGAGCAGTATCAAACAATCTGTTAATTACCGTGTGTTCTGTCATTATTATTATTTTAATCTCTTCTATGGCCGCTTATGTAATCGCTAGAAGTGACCGGAAAATTTTTAAATGGATGTTTTCGATATTTATGGTCGGGTTGATTATTCCTTTTCAAATTGCGATTATCCCTCTGTATAAAATCATTTCGGGAATGAATCTCATGAATACTTTTCCCGGCATCATACTAATTGATGTTTTCTGCATCAACTTGCCATTATCCATCTTTTTGTTCAGGGGTTTTATTTATACCGTACCGATAGAACTGGAGGAAGCAGCGGCTATTGATGGATATGGAACTTTCCGTACGTTCTGGAGCATTATATTTCCATTACTAAAACCCATCGTTTCTACTGTGGCAATTTTAGATGCCTTGGCAATCTGGAATGACTTTCTGACGCCGCTTCTGTTCCTCCAAGATCCGAACAAAGCGGTACTGCTGCAAGAGGTATATAAAAACGTCGGTCCGTTTTCTACGGATTGGACCTCCTTTTTCCCAATGCTAGTGTTGGCCACTCTGCCTTTGGTTATCTTCTTCCTGATTATGCAGAAGAGCATCATCGACGGTGTTGTCGCTGGTGCGGTGAAAGGATAA
- a CDS encoding cation-translocating P-type ATPase: MEYYRKNVTDSLQEVQSTTNGLKSAEVDKRLERDGYNELKGKKKDPLWKLFLENFKDPMVVVLLIAAIVQIVMGQVMESLIIFLVLILNAVISVIQTRKAESSLDALQQMSAPEAKVLRDGALKTVPARELVRGDIVLLEAGDFVPADGRIIESGSLKINEGMLTGESEAVEKHTDTIAKESPLGDRRNMAFSGSLVVYGRGTLVVTGTALTTEIGKIAELIESAEAKQTPLQRKLETFSKQLGVAIIVLSVLIFAIQAGRVWLSNDTVDTTEAILNALMFAVAVAVAAIPEALSSIVTIVLSVGTNKMAKQHAIIRKLPAVEALGSTSVICTDKTGTLTQNKMTVVDYFLPEGDRDQFNREPEEWSEEARRLLHIAVLCNDSNINEDGKELGDPTEVALIAFSNSMNKDYKEIRDNFPREAELPFDSDRKLMTTLHTFNGQKAMITKGGPDVLFSLCTHVLLSGQEVPMTPEVLDRFIEANEEFSSRALRVLAYAYKTVPNTVTEVGLEDEQNLVLVGLTAMIDPPREAVYGAIEESKKAGIRTIMITGDHKTTAQAIGRDIGLMTEKEIAVTGQELDAMSDEELDNKLEQIGVYARVSPENKIRIVRAWQRKGKITAMTGDGVNDAPALKQADIGVAMGSGTDVAKDAAAMILTDDNFVSIVNAVSVGRTVFDNIKKAIAYLFSGNLGAIIAILFALIFDWINPFTAIQLLFINLANDSLPAIALGMEKPEPNVMNRNPRELKEGIFAGGMMQAIITRGLLIGIAVIVSLYIGLQHSPDMGVAMAFTTLILSRTLQTFAARSNSQTAIEAGFFSNKYVIGAVLVCFAFYGIAVLPGVREIFSIPASFGMSDWLIASGLALGAVILMELTKVIRRAFTPKSAS; this comes from the coding sequence GTGGAGTATTACCGCAAGAATGTAACAGACAGTTTACAGGAAGTGCAGAGTACAACTAACGGGCTTAAGTCGGCAGAAGTCGACAAACGACTGGAACGTGATGGTTACAATGAATTAAAAGGAAAGAAAAAAGATCCCCTCTGGAAGCTTTTTCTTGAAAATTTCAAGGACCCTATGGTGGTCGTACTGCTTATTGCGGCCATTGTCCAGATTGTTATGGGCCAAGTTATGGAGTCGCTTATCATTTTCCTCGTGTTGATTCTCAATGCAGTTATAAGTGTCATCCAAACACGTAAAGCGGAGAGTTCACTTGATGCCCTGCAGCAGATGTCAGCACCCGAGGCCAAAGTGTTGCGGGATGGAGCCTTAAAAACCGTCCCTGCCAGAGAGCTTGTTCGCGGTGATATCGTATTACTGGAGGCTGGAGATTTTGTACCTGCCGACGGCCGTATCATAGAATCGGGAAGCTTGAAGATCAATGAAGGCATGCTGACCGGAGAATCCGAAGCTGTAGAGAAGCATACGGATACCATCGCGAAAGAATCTCCACTCGGGGACCGCCGTAATATGGCGTTTAGCGGTTCTTTGGTTGTATATGGCCGTGGAACTCTTGTAGTAACAGGAACTGCACTGACAACCGAAATCGGCAAAATCGCTGAACTCATTGAGAGCGCCGAAGCCAAGCAGACGCCACTACAGCGTAAGCTCGAAACCTTTAGCAAGCAGTTGGGTGTAGCGATTATCGTGCTGTCCGTTTTGATCTTTGCCATCCAAGCCGGACGTGTTTGGCTGTCGAATGATACAGTGGATACCACGGAAGCCATTCTGAATGCCCTAATGTTTGCAGTCGCTGTAGCGGTCGCCGCTATTCCAGAAGCTCTATCCTCCATTGTAACGATTGTCTTATCTGTAGGTACGAACAAGATGGCTAAGCAACATGCGATTATCCGTAAGCTTCCAGCCGTCGAGGCACTTGGGTCAACCAGTGTCATCTGTACGGACAAAACCGGCACCCTGACCCAGAATAAAATGACGGTTGTAGATTACTTTTTACCGGAAGGTGACCGTGATCAATTCAATCGTGAGCCCGAAGAATGGTCTGAGGAAGCCCGGCGCCTCCTACACATTGCCGTGCTTTGTAACGACTCTAACATTAATGAGGATGGTAAAGAACTAGGCGATCCAACTGAGGTGGCACTTATTGCCTTCAGTAACAGCATGAACAAAGATTACAAGGAAATACGCGACAATTTCCCTCGCGAAGCCGAACTTCCTTTTGACTCGGATCGCAAGCTGATGACGACCTTACACACTTTTAACGGACAAAAAGCAATGATCACCAAAGGCGGACCGGATGTACTCTTTAGTCTTTGTACGCATGTACTACTAAGTGGACAAGAAGTGCCGATGACTCCGGAAGTTCTTGATCGTTTCATTGAAGCCAATGAGGAATTCTCCAGCAGAGCACTACGTGTACTTGCCTATGCTTACAAAACTGTACCCAATACGGTCACTGAAGTCGGACTGGAGGATGAGCAAAACCTGGTACTCGTAGGTTTGACAGCTATGATTGATCCCCCTCGGGAAGCTGTCTATGGTGCGATCGAAGAATCTAAGAAGGCTGGAATTCGGACCATCATGATTACTGGTGATCATAAGACAACCGCACAAGCGATTGGACGCGATATCGGCCTGATGACCGAAAAAGAAATTGCCGTAACCGGTCAAGAGCTCGATGCCATGTCTGACGAAGAACTGGATAATAAGCTTGAGCAGATTGGTGTATACGCCCGAGTCTCCCCGGAGAACAAGATCAGAATTGTCCGTGCGTGGCAGCGAAAAGGCAAAATTACAGCCATGACCGGTGATGGCGTAAATGACGCACCTGCCTTGAAGCAAGCAGATATCGGTGTTGCTATGGGCAGTGGAACCGACGTTGCTAAAGATGCGGCTGCCATGATTTTGACCGATGATAATTTTGTATCGATTGTTAATGCTGTATCTGTGGGCAGAACGGTATTCGACAATATCAAAAAAGCGATCGCCTATTTATTTTCAGGTAACCTGGGTGCGATTATCGCCATACTCTTTGCCCTGATTTTCGACTGGATTAATCCCTTCACGGCGATTCAGCTTCTATTTATCAACCTGGCGAATGATTCTCTCCCAGCCATTGCGCTTGGTATGGAGAAACCTGAACCTAATGTGATGAATAGAAATCCAAGAGAACTCAAGGAAGGTATATTTGCTGGAGGAATGATGCAGGCTATTATTACCCGTGGTCTACTGATTGGTATAGCCGTAATTGTATCCTTGTATATCGGACTCCAGCATTCCCCTGATATGGGCGTGGCTATGGCGTTCACAACCCTGATTCTGTCTCGTACGCTTCAGACCTTTGCCGCCCGCTCGAACAGTCAAACCGCTATTGAAGCTGGCTTTTTCAGCAACAAATACGTCATCGGAGCTGTTCTGGTCTGCTTTGCCTTTTATGGCATTGCGGTTCTACCTGGGGTTAGAGAAATCTTCTCGATTCCAGCTTCGTTCGGAATGTCCGATTGGCTGATTGCAAGTGGTCTGGCACTCGGCGCCGTCATCCTAATGGAATTGACGAAGGTTATTCGTAGAGCGTTTACTCCTAAATCAGCTTCTTAA
- a CDS encoding ABC transporter substrate-binding protein yields the protein MRIQRGILLACSLLLATLTAGCGRSSDNANGVKTVHIYQFKVEISEALASLKTEFEKEHPDIKLEIQSVGGGTDYGASLRAKFSSGDEPDIFTIGGNNERDMWLEYLEDLSGEAWAKDVKPLAAEQMTIDGKLYGMPMNLEGYGFIYNKDLFKKAGITEKPLTLTALREASEKLKSAGITPFANGYQEWFVLGNHNVNVAFAQQPDPEAFIAGLTDGSKTFAGDPIFSKWIDLLDLTVEYGNKNPLSTDYNTQVTMVASGEAAMMQQGNWTQGQIDGIDSNLNLGILPMPIDDTPEDNDKLYVGVPSNWVINKNSPVKEEAKVFLNWLVTSETGKKYITKEFQFIPALDNINGTEEDLGALGAEVLAYTDNDQALTWNWTRLPNGMPQELSSSIQGYLGGKLTKEGMLKEFQVNWDNLSVQ from the coding sequence ATGAGAATACAACGTGGAATTCTCCTCGCATGCTCCCTGCTGCTGGCTACCCTGACAGCCGGCTGCGGACGCAGCAGCGACAATGCAAATGGAGTCAAAACCGTGCATATCTACCAGTTCAAGGTTGAAATATCCGAAGCGCTGGCTTCGCTTAAGACTGAATTCGAGAAGGAACACCCAGATATTAAACTGGAGATTCAGAGCGTGGGTGGCGGTACCGATTACGGTGCTTCCCTACGCGCCAAATTCTCTTCCGGAGATGAACCGGATATCTTCACCATCGGCGGCAACAATGAAAGAGATATGTGGCTGGAATATCTAGAGGATCTGAGCGGTGAAGCTTGGGCTAAGGATGTAAAGCCGCTTGCAGCAGAACAAATGACCATAGATGGAAAGCTCTATGGCATGCCGATGAATCTGGAAGGCTACGGCTTCATCTATAATAAGGATCTGTTTAAGAAGGCCGGCATCACAGAGAAGCCATTGACCCTAACCGCACTACGTGAAGCCTCCGAGAAGTTAAAGTCGGCAGGGATCACACCTTTTGCCAATGGGTACCAGGAATGGTTCGTGCTCGGCAATCATAATGTGAACGTAGCTTTCGCTCAGCAACCAGATCCCGAAGCGTTTATCGCCGGACTTACAGACGGCTCCAAGACCTTTGCCGGAGATCCTATTTTCTCCAAGTGGATCGATCTACTCGACCTTACTGTTGAATATGGCAACAAGAACCCGCTCTCGACCGACTATAATACCCAAGTCACTATGGTAGCGAGCGGCGAAGCCGCAATGATGCAGCAGGGCAACTGGACACAAGGACAGATCGACGGCATTGATTCCAATCTTAATCTGGGCATCCTGCCGATGCCCATTGATGACACACCCGAAGATAACGACAAGCTGTATGTAGGCGTACCAAGCAATTGGGTGATCAATAAGAACTCCCCCGTCAAAGAAGAGGCCAAGGTCTTCCTGAATTGGCTCGTCACCTCCGAGACGGGGAAAAAATATATCACCAAGGAATTCCAGTTCATCCCTGCGCTCGACAACATTAACGGAACCGAAGAAGATCTTGGAGCACTAGGTGCTGAGGTGCTGGCCTATACCGATAATGATCAAGCGCTGACCTGGAACTGGACCCGCCTGCCGAACGGGATGCCGCAGGAATTATCCAGCAGCATTCAAGGCTATCTCGGTGGCAAGCTGACCAAAGAAGGCATGCTGAAGGAATTCCAAGTCAACTGGGATAATCTCAGTGTGCAGTGA
- a CDS encoding carbohydrate ABC transporter permease, with amino-acid sequence METTAKKFNVPLLLVEVIVILLGLLFLVPFYFLLANSVKSYSEILSDSAALPTAFQWSNYAEAWKATNFPRAFLNSFIITVVSNILLAFLCSMCAYKMVRNNSLYNRMLYIALVAAMVIPFQSIMIPLVQVVSGIGVMDSTAGLILAYLGFGAPMTVFLFHGFVKSVPLDIEEASRVDGSSPYGTFFRIVLPLMQPIIITVIILNTLWIWNDYLMPSLILQDPGLRTIPIATYSFFGQYTKQWDLALPGLVLGITPVVIFFLVMQKYIIEGIAQGSVKG; translated from the coding sequence ATGGAGACTACTGCCAAAAAATTCAACGTGCCTCTGCTTCTCGTCGAAGTGATTGTGATCCTGCTAGGTCTTCTATTCCTGGTGCCATTTTACTTTTTGCTAGCGAACTCAGTAAAAAGCTATAGTGAGATTCTTTCAGATTCTGCTGCGCTGCCTACCGCGTTCCAGTGGAGCAACTACGCCGAAGCTTGGAAAGCTACCAATTTCCCTCGTGCCTTCCTGAACTCTTTTATCATCACGGTGGTTAGTAATATTCTGCTAGCGTTCCTCTGCTCTATGTGTGCCTATAAAATGGTCCGCAATAACAGCTTGTACAACCGCATGCTTTATATTGCATTAGTAGCCGCTATGGTTATCCCGTTTCAGTCGATCATGATTCCGCTGGTGCAGGTCGTCAGCGGAATCGGGGTTATGGATTCAACCGCTGGTTTGATCTTAGCCTATCTTGGATTTGGCGCCCCGATGACTGTCTTTCTGTTCCATGGCTTCGTCAAATCGGTACCTCTTGATATTGAAGAGGCTTCAAGGGTGGATGGCAGCAGTCCTTACGGCACTTTTTTCCGAATTGTACTTCCGCTCATGCAGCCGATTATTATCACCGTCATCATTCTGAATACCCTGTGGATCTGGAACGATTACCTGATGCCTTCGCTTATTCTGCAGGACCCGGGGCTTCGCACCATTCCCATCGCCACTTATAGCTTTTTCGGACAATATACGAAGCAGTGGGATTTGGCACTTCCGGGACTCGTGCTCGGGATTACGCCCGTGGTCATCTTTTTCCTAGTCATGCAAAAATATATTATTGAAGGCATTGCCCAAGGCTCCGTAAAGGGCTAA
- a CDS encoding carbohydrate ABC transporter permease, producing the protein MDHRKRSRLIQQFVFVGPTSLFFFIIVLIPFFLGLYYSFTSWNGISRHVEWTGLRNYLHIFTKDPSFLNSFWFTAKFTFFGLVLTNLLGFALAYVLTRKLFTRNVLRTVFFVPHVIGGLLLGFIWQFIFVRGFSSIGQATGWSFFNLPWLGTGGTAFWAIVIVFVWQNAGYLMVIYISAINNVPKSLIEASKVDGAGRFQALRHVTIPLVMPAVTVCLFLSISWSFKLFDLNLSLTKGGPFKATESVALNIYNEAYTISRFGMGSAKAMIFFVIVAVISLLQVRATKKREVEL; encoded by the coding sequence ATGGACCATAGAAAAAGATCACGCCTGATACAACAGTTTGTTTTTGTCGGGCCAACTTCCCTGTTTTTCTTTATTATTGTGCTGATTCCTTTCTTTCTGGGACTCTATTATTCATTTACCAGCTGGAACGGAATCTCGCGTCATGTGGAGTGGACCGGGCTCCGGAATTATCTACATATCTTCACTAAAGATCCTTCCTTTCTTAATTCTTTCTGGTTCACAGCGAAGTTCACTTTCTTTGGTTTAGTACTGACCAATCTGCTCGGCTTTGCACTCGCTTATGTGCTGACCCGCAAGCTGTTTACGCGCAATGTTCTAAGAACGGTATTTTTTGTCCCTCATGTCATCGGCGGACTTTTGCTCGGGTTCATTTGGCAGTTTATTTTTGTTAGAGGATTCTCTTCTATCGGACAAGCTACCGGTTGGTCCTTCTTCAATCTTCCATGGCTGGGCACCGGAGGGACGGCCTTCTGGGCGATTGTGATCGTATTTGTCTGGCAAAATGCAGGGTACCTGATGGTCATCTACATCTCCGCAATCAACAACGTTCCCAAAAGCCTGATTGAAGCCTCGAAGGTGGATGGCGCTGGACGTTTTCAGGCTTTACGCCATGTCACCATCCCGCTCGTTATGCCAGCTGTAACCGTCTGCCTGTTCCTGTCGATCTCCTGGTCGTTTAAGCTATTCGACCTTAACCTGTCGCTGACCAAGGGCGGCCCCTTCAAAGCTACCGAATCTGTAGCGTTGAATATTTATAATGAGGCCTACACGATCAGCAGGTTCGGTATGGGCTCGGCCAAAGCAATGATTTTCTTCGTCATCGTAGCTGTGATCTCCCTGCTGCAGGTTAGAGCAACCAAGAAAAGAGAGGTGGAGCTGTAA
- a CDS encoding VOC family protein: protein MSGLLSNFVTQIGILVNDVEKVSTAYAEFFGLKKPEIIVTDTEDIAQTRHKGLATQARAKLAFFDMGSLQLELIEPDHEPSTWRDYLNEHGEGPHHIAFVVEGMKEKIMLLEGKGFPLQQKGEYIGGRYAYMDTFKELKVIVELLENDKDKGEDSL, encoded by the coding sequence ATGTCAGGATTGCTTAGCAATTTTGTTACGCAGATTGGAATCTTGGTGAATGATGTTGAGAAGGTAAGTACGGCATATGCGGAGTTTTTTGGACTGAAGAAGCCGGAAATTATCGTTACTGATACAGAAGATATTGCGCAGACCCGTCATAAGGGCTTGGCGACGCAGGCACGGGCAAAGCTGGCTTTTTTTGATATGGGGTCCTTGCAGTTGGAACTGATTGAGCCGGATCATGAGCCGAGCACATGGCGTGATTACTTGAATGAGCATGGGGAAGGGCCTCATCATATAGCTTTTGTGGTTGAAGGGATGAAGGAGAAGATTATGCTGCTCGAAGGCAAAGGCTTCCCGCTCCAGCAAAAGGGTGAGTATATCGGAGGGCGTTATGCTTATATGGATACGTTCAAGGAGTTAAAGGTAATCGTAGAGCTGCTAGAGAACGACAAGGATAAAGGAGAGGACTCATTATGA
- a CDS encoding SDR family oxidoreductase — MNIIITGAGRGLGYELTAEALKRGHGVIAGVRRPDQDQTALSQLTETYGDKLTVAALDVTDEAGIAALAASLQKQGRTLGAIINNAAVLSARDTSIETLDFQDMLTTMDINLYGPMRVVKHFLPLLTESECSIINVSSEAGSMTNAYPNDYPYGISKTALNMFSQQLHVYVKERGIQVLSVHPGWMHTDMGGAEAPTNPNQSAEGILDLIEKRTTPEGHFMFVDYTGKDMKI, encoded by the coding sequence ATGAATATTATAATTACCGGCGCCGGACGTGGATTGGGGTATGAACTGACGGCTGAGGCATTAAAGCGTGGTCATGGAGTGATTGCTGGGGTTCGCCGTCCTGATCAGGATCAAACAGCGTTATCCCAGCTTACTGAAACCTACGGAGATAAGCTAACTGTCGCAGCGTTGGATGTGACGGATGAAGCGGGAATCGCAGCACTGGCTGCTAGTCTACAAAAACAAGGGCGGACGCTGGGTGCCATTATTAATAATGCGGCGGTGCTCAGTGCCCGGGATACATCGATTGAAACGTTGGATTTCCAAGATATGCTTACAACAATGGATATTAATCTGTATGGACCAATGCGAGTGGTTAAGCATTTCCTGCCGCTACTCACGGAATCTGAATGCTCGATCATCAATGTATCGTCGGAAGCAGGCAGCATGACTAATGCATATCCAAACGACTATCCATATGGCATTTCCAAAACAGCGCTCAATATGTTCTCTCAGCAGCTGCATGTTTATGTAAAAGAACGCGGAATTCAAGTGCTTAGCGTGCATCCCGGGTGGATGCATACAGATATGGGCGGGGCAGAGGCCCCGACAAATCCAAATCAAAGTGCCGAAGGGATCCTTGACCTGATCGAGAAGCGGACTACACCTGAAGGTCATTTCATGTTTGTGGATTATACGGGTAAGGATATGAAGATTTGA